The Roseococcus microcysteis genome contains a region encoding:
- a CDS encoding GNAT family N-acetyltransferase: MLIRDSRAVDLPAITAIYGHWVRHGLASFELDPPDLAEMTRRREALLAGHYPYLVAEEGGRVLGYAYAGAFRTRPAYRFTVEDSVYVAPDAGRGGVGRALLAALLPRCEAWGARLMVAVIGDSGNAASIALHAALGFTHAGLLPGTGWKHGRWVDTVLMTRALGEGMAAPPPPPPPQGAPRPPARA; encoded by the coding sequence ATGCTCATCCGCGACAGCCGGGCAGTGGATTTGCCCGCCATCACCGCCATCTACGGGCACTGGGTCCGGCATGGCCTGGCCAGTTTCGAGCTGGATCCGCCCGACCTCGCCGAAATGACGCGCCGGCGCGAGGCGCTGCTGGCCGGCCACTACCCCTACCTGGTGGCGGAGGAAGGCGGCCGCGTGCTGGGCTATGCCTATGCCGGCGCCTTCCGCACCCGCCCGGCCTATCGCTTCACGGTGGAGGACAGCGTCTATGTGGCGCCCGATGCCGGGCGCGGCGGGGTGGGGCGCGCCTTGCTGGCCGCCCTGCTGCCGCGCTGCGAGGCCTGGGGCGCGCGGCTGATGGTGGCCGTGATCGGCGACAGCGGGAACGCGGCCTCCATCGCGCTGCATGCCGCGCTGGGCTTCACCCATGCCGGGCTGCTGCCGGGCACGGGCTGGAAGCATGGGCGCTGGGTGGACACGGTGCTGATGACGCGCGCCCTGGGCGAGGGCATGGCGGCGCCGCCGCCGCCGCCGCCGCCGCAGGGCGCGCCTAGGCCGCCGGCACGGGCGTGA
- the msrB gene encoding peptide-methionine (R)-S-oxide reductase MsrB, producing MFFKSKPATTDFPIQRSEEEWRAALDPMAFRVLRQHATERPGTSPLNAEKREGVFHCAGCGTPLFESDTKFESGTGWPSFHSRIEGNVGETEDNSFFMRRTEVHCAACGGHLGHVFPDGPEPTGLRYCINGAALEFKPV from the coding sequence ATGTTCTTCAAATCCAAGCCCGCCACCACGGACTTCCCCATCCAGCGCAGCGAGGAGGAATGGCGCGCGGCGCTGGACCCCATGGCCTTCCGCGTGCTGCGCCAGCACGCGACCGAGCGGCCCGGCACCTCGCCCCTCAATGCCGAGAAACGGGAGGGCGTGTTCCACTGCGCCGGCTGCGGCACGCCCCTGTTCGAGAGCGACACCAAGTTCGAGAGCGGCACCGGCTGGCCCTCCTTCCATTCGCGCATCGAGGGCAATGTGGGCGAGACGGAGGACAACAGCTTCTTCATGCGCCGCACCGAGGTGCATTGCGCCGCCTGCGGCGGGCATCTGGGCCATGTGTTCCCGGATGGTCCGGAACCCACCGGGCTGCGCTATTGCATCAATGGCGCCGCGCTGGAGTTCAAGCCCGTGTGA
- a CDS encoding cellulose biosynthesis cyclic di-GMP-binding regulatory protein BcsB produces MLAPPPSLPPPPSGARVVTRTLRDLGLTGPMQLRGIQDLQGVLFGLRADEVVTEASLIVSGAASPSLIPSLSQVAVTLNEQAVGAIPIDAARQAFGPLEFPLDPLFFSEINRLNFRFSGRYTTECNDPNSGLLWANVSDLSTMRMRIERLPPQRDLSRLPEPLFDRRVLQGQVTIPVVIPEGAGPSALRAAGIAASWFAVQADYRGAHFPVGRALPAEGDAIILATGPDAVPGLTMPRMDGPTLAMLPHPDDPFGTLLVLGGRSEAELVPAALALVAARGTLAGEMARVVAPTIPPRQPYDSPRWVRTDAPLMLGSLVEREALQATGFSTGAIRVPLRTSPDILTFRGRGFPVDVRFRAPEGPIIDVSASRLDVSVSGSYLRSFRLADPEPWIPTRWATDPFWELLGFDTARRSGRAIIPPYLLLGRDELQLRFDMRPMNRGECVDIPAQVRAALDPDSTIDLRRIHRFAQMPNLGFFASAGFPFTRMADLSGTAAVLPERASTVEQGAFLDAIGQLSAITGIAATGLQVVTPPQLASAAARDLLVIGALGRQPALTTLLRDAPVRVEGERLSIALPDAFQEARALILSAPSRDERSRASAALGTLGEGFGAVLGAESPLQSGRSVVAITGATPAAVAQMVQALRDPVLAPAIQGDTAVLAGGTLQSFRTMAPYHVGEAPWWLLPQIWLGDRPERALLLLLAVGALLGLPVYWILRRREVTRLRSRS; encoded by the coding sequence GTGCTGGCGCCGCCGCCCAGCCTGCCGCCGCCGCCCAGCGGCGCGCGCGTGGTGACGCGCACCCTGCGCGACCTCGGCCTCACCGGCCCCATGCAGCTGCGCGGCATCCAGGATCTGCAAGGCGTGCTGTTCGGCCTGCGCGCCGATGAGGTGGTGACGGAGGCGAGCCTGATCGTCTCCGGCGCCGCCTCGCCCTCGCTCATCCCCTCGCTCAGCCAGGTGGCGGTGACGCTGAACGAGCAGGCGGTGGGCGCCATTCCGATAGATGCCGCGCGCCAGGCCTTCGGCCCGCTGGAATTCCCGCTGGACCCGCTCTTCTTCTCCGAGATCAACCGGCTGAACTTCCGCTTCTCCGGCCGCTACACCACCGAGTGCAACGACCCGAATTCGGGCCTGCTCTGGGCGAATGTGTCGGACCTCTCGACCATGCGGATGCGCATCGAGCGCCTGCCGCCGCAGCGCGACCTCTCCCGCCTGCCGGAGCCGCTGTTCGACCGCCGCGTGCTGCAAGGCCAGGTGACCATTCCGGTGGTCATCCCCGAAGGTGCGGGCCCCTCCGCGCTGCGGGCGGCGGGCATCGCGGCCTCCTGGTTCGCGGTGCAGGCGGATTACCGGGGGGCCCACTTCCCCGTGGGCCGGGCGCTGCCGGCCGAGGGCGATGCCATCATCCTCGCCACCGGCCCCGACGCCGTGCCGGGCCTGACCATGCCGCGCATGGACGGGCCCACGCTGGCCATGCTGCCCCATCCGGACGACCCCTTCGGCACGCTGCTGGTGCTGGGCGGGCGCAGCGAGGCCGAACTGGTGCCCGCGGCGCTGGCGCTCGTCGCCGCGCGCGGCACGCTGGCGGGCGAGATGGCGCGCGTCGTCGCCCCCACCATCCCGCCGCGCCAGCCCTATGACAGCCCGCGCTGGGTCCGCACCGACGCGCCGCTGATGCTGGGTTCGCTGGTGGAGCGCGAGGCCCTGCAGGCGACGGGCTTCTCCACCGGTGCCATCCGCGTGCCGCTGCGCACCTCGCCCGACATCCTGACCTTCCGCGGGCGCGGCTTCCCGGTGGATGTGCGCTTCCGCGCGCCGGAGGGGCCGATCATCGACGTCTCCGCCTCGCGGCTCGATGTCTCGGTCTCGGGCTCCTATCTGCGCTCCTTCCGCCTCGCGGACCCGGAGCCCTGGATTCCGACGCGCTGGGCCACCGACCCCTTCTGGGAATTGCTGGGCTTCGACACCGCGCGGCGCAGCGGCCGCGCCATCATCCCGCCCTACCTGCTGCTGGGCCGGGACGAACTGCAATTGCGCTTCGACATGCGCCCCATGAACCGCGGCGAATGCGTGGACATCCCGGCCCAGGTGCGCGCTGCGCTGGATCCGGACAGCACCATAGACCTGCGGCGCATCCATCGCTTCGCGCAGATGCCCAATCTCGGCTTCTTCGCCAGCGCGGGCTTCCCCTTCACCCGCATGGCGGACCTCTCCGGCACCGCCGCCGTGCTGCCCGAGCGCGCGAGCACGGTGGAGCAGGGGGCTTTCCTCGACGCCATCGGCCAGCTCTCGGCCATCACGGGCATCGCGGCCACGGGGTTGCAGGTGGTCACGCCGCCGCAGCTCGCCTCCGCCGCCGCGCGGGATTTGCTGGTGATCGGCGCGCTGGGGCGCCAGCCGGCACTCACCACCCTGCTGCGCGACGCGCCGGTGCGGGTGGAGGGCGAGCGCCTGTCCATCGCCCTGCCGGATGCCTTCCAGGAAGCGCGCGCGCTGATCCTGAGCGCGCCCTCGCGCGATGAGCGCAGCCGCGCCTCGGCGGCCCTCGGCACGCTGGGCGAGGGGTTCGGCGCGGTGCTGGGGGCGGAAAGCCCGCTGCAATCCGGGCGTTCGGTCGTGGCCATCACGGGCGCCACGCCGGCGGCCGTCGCGCAGATGGTCCAGGCCCTGCGCGACCCGGTGCTGGCGCCGGCCATCCAGGGCGACACCGCGGTGCTGGCCGGGGGCACGCTGCAATCCTTCCGCACCATGGCGCCCTATCATGTGGGCGAGGCCCCCTGGTGGCTGCTGCCGCAGATCTGGCTGGGCGACCGGCCCGAACGCGCGCTTCTGCTGCTGCTGGCCGTGGGCGCGCTGCTGGGCCTGCCCGTCTACTGGATCCTGCGGCGGCGCGAGGTGACGCGCCTCAGAAGCCGCAGTTGA
- the glpD gene encoding glycerol-3-phosphate dehydrogenase yields the protein MALHDDRRPPPSQAPSLAHDILVIGGGVNGAGIARDLAGRGYSVLLAERGDLAGATSSNSSKLIHGGLRYLEHYEFRLVREALAEREVLLRVAPHIIWPLRFVLPHRPEMRPRWMIRAGLFLYDHLARRVSLPAAQGFRTDADPLGAALKPAITHAFAYSDAWVEDSRLVLLLARDAALRGADIRTRTEFEGATRHEGHWEVRLRGPDAQGQRFRVRAIVNAAGPWVQEALDSTAVPRPGAVRLIRGSHIIVPRLYEGEHAFILQNDDRRVVFVIPYEGEFSLIGTTDVPHAGGPAICTPEETAYLCTAVSRQLRRPVSPVDVVHSYSGVRPLYDDGAADPSAVTRDYVLKLDTKAAPLLSVYGGKITTFRRLAEEAAGQVGGALGRAGTPWTATATLPGGDITDRAAFAAEMARALPFLEARHLPRLIRTHGSLLPEVFAGGGAGADLGAGLTEAELDWMLRHEWARTAEDVLWRRTKLGLHMAPAEQERLAARLTPVPAA from the coding sequence ATGGCGTTGCATGACGACCGACGACCTCCCCCCTCCCAGGCCCCTTCCCTGGCCCACGACATCCTCGTCATCGGGGGCGGGGTGAATGGCGCGGGCATCGCGCGCGACCTGGCCGGGCGCGGCTATTCGGTGCTGCTGGCCGAGCGGGGGGATCTGGCGGGCGCCACCTCCTCCAACTCGTCGAAGCTGATCCATGGCGGGCTGCGCTACCTGGAGCATTACGAATTCCGCCTGGTGCGCGAGGCGCTGGCCGAGCGCGAGGTGCTGCTGCGCGTGGCCCCCCACATCATCTGGCCGCTGCGCTTCGTGCTGCCGCACCGGCCGGAGATGCGGCCGCGCTGGATGATCCGCGCGGGGCTGTTCCTCTATGACCACCTGGCCCGCCGCGTCTCCCTGCCCGCGGCCCAGGGCTTCCGCACCGATGCGGACCCGCTGGGCGCGGCGCTGAAGCCCGCCATCACCCACGCCTTCGCCTATTCCGACGCCTGGGTGGAGGACAGCCGCCTGGTCCTGCTGCTGGCGCGCGACGCGGCGCTGCGCGGCGCCGACATCCGCACCCGCACCGAATTCGAGGGCGCCACCCGCCACGAAGGCCATTGGGAGGTGCGGCTGCGCGGCCCGGACGCCCAGGGCCAGCGCTTCCGCGTGCGCGCCATCGTCAACGCCGCCGGCCCCTGGGTGCAGGAGGCGCTGGATTCCACGGCCGTGCCCCGGCCGGGCGCGGTGCGCCTCATCCGCGGCAGCCACATCATCGTGCCGCGCCTCTATGAGGGCGAGCACGCCTTCATCCTGCAGAATGACGACCGGCGCGTGGTCTTCGTCATCCCTTATGAGGGCGAGTTCTCCCTCATCGGCACCACCGATGTGCCGCATGCCGGCGGCCCCGCCATCTGCACGCCGGAGGAGACGGCCTATCTCTGCACCGCCGTCTCGCGCCAGCTGCGCCGCCCCGTCTCGCCGGTGGATGTGGTGCACAGCTATTCGGGCGTGCGGCCCCTCTATGACGATGGCGCGGCGGACCCTTCCGCCGTCACGCGCGACTATGTGCTGAAGCTGGACACCAAGGCGGCGCCGCTGCTCAGCGTCTATGGCGGCAAGATCACGACCTTCCGGCGCCTGGCGGAGGAGGCGGCGGGCCAGGTGGGCGGGGCCTTGGGCCGCGCCGGCACGCCCTGGACCGCGACCGCCACCCTGCCCGGCGGCGACATCACCGACCGCGCGGCGTTCGCCGCCGAGATGGCGCGCGCCCTGCCCTTCCTGGAGGCGCGCCATCTGCCGCGCCTCATCCGCACCCATGGCAGCCTGCTGCCCGAGGTCTTCGCGGGCGGCGGCGCGGGGGCCGACCTCGGCGCGGGGCTGACCGAGGCCGAACTCGACTGGATGCTGCGCCACGAATGGGCCCGCACGGCCGAGGATGTGCTGTGGCGCCGCACCAAGCTCGGCCTGCACATGGCGCCGGCCGAGCAGGAGAGGCTGGCCGCGCGCCTCACGCCCGTGCCGGCGGCCTAG
- the msrA gene encoding peptide-methionine (S)-S-oxide reductase MsrA produces MEYATLGGGCFWCLDAAYRDVSGVRQVVSGYAGGHAQNPSYEQVCGKKTGHAEVVRVGFDPEVVSYADLLRMFFTLHDPTTKDRQGADVGPQYRSIILAESEAQMETARAVMAEIEAAGIWGAPLVTELVPAGAFWPAEPEHQDYFRLNPWSGYCRAVIAPKVAKFRKSFAARLNPVGV; encoded by the coding sequence ATGGAATACGCGACGCTGGGCGGGGGGTGCTTCTGGTGCCTGGACGCCGCCTATCGTGACGTCTCCGGGGTGCGGCAGGTGGTCTCGGGCTATGCCGGCGGCCATGCGCAGAACCCGAGCTATGAGCAGGTCTGCGGCAAGAAGACCGGCCATGCCGAGGTGGTGCGCGTGGGCTTCGACCCCGAGGTGGTCTCCTACGCCGACCTGCTGCGCATGTTCTTCACCCTGCACGACCCCACGACGAAGGACCGCCAGGGCGCGGATGTGGGCCCGCAATACCGCTCCATCATCCTGGCCGAGAGCGAGGCCCAGATGGAGACGGCCCGCGCCGTGATGGCCGAGATCGAGGCCGCGGGCATCTGGGGCGCGCCGCTGGTCACGGAGCTCGTCCCCGCCGGCGCGTTCTGGCCGGCCGAGCCCGAGCACCAGGACTATTTCCGCCTGAACCCCTGGTCCGGCTATTGCCGCGCCGTCATCGCGCCCAAGGTGGCCAAGTTCCGCAAGAGCTTCGCCGCGCGCCTCAACCCGGTGGGGGTCTGA
- a CDS encoding cellulose synthase subunit BcsC-related outer membrane protein, with the protein MRRLRATLLLGGAVLVPASGLAQAVPPATNGVAAEAGASRAVDILLRQAERWLSLEQNDQAAAAVQRALAADPRNAEALALSARIEAARGNPAGAAAFTQRLREAGATPEQTRAAEQAVRGAAIDRNALEEARALARAGRAEEAAARYRSIFGAQGPTPPFAQEYYQALAATRAGAAEGRRGLETLADRPDASPRVRLAAAQTLTFQPGTRAEGIRRLVPLADNPEVAAEARAAWRQALVWSAGDPAFVEATQAYLQRFPADAELRRSLAAIPRPDPTAEARQEAFQRLEAGAATDAARRFEAILATNPNDADALGGLGIVRLREGRAAEARRLLEQAVAADPSRAQQWQPALDGAAYGLELAAGRAALNRGRLDEADEIARSAARRTVEDRTDIEVLLGDIALRRRDFEAAEQRYRAALARRPAFAPAQIGLNAALRGQGRPGIALPQTAGGAGTGPATTPGEAGRLRAEAARATDAGVAAALLRQAVQLAPDDTWLRLDLARVLRRQGRAIEGRALMEELAARRGGRDDLFAAALLAEEEGRLTEAEGFLNRIPPAQRTADMGRLATGIRAQRDVQRAAQGLARNAPEARVQLVTLAARPDPTGATAAAVIRAFADANDRFGAAEAARVGEAANRAAGATPRLAIAGALLSAGLDAEALALADQIEQGRVTPEQRRDIASLRSGAAIRASDRLNNEGNQAQAFEQLRPVLQRDPDNAEARLALARLHQGAREPAEALRIADGILARNPRNLDARQAALDAAVAMRDFNRAEALVTEGLRLHPRDSRMSVLEARYARATNNEARARRALEQAAEARRAELGFQTIPGTPGLPPAMLPNPFARAGAVATSAPAPGVPQDRVSREIATELASLERETGFIVTATPSFRQRSGSAGLDRMQSVIAPVEAEITPPGLGGRLTARMTGVSLDSGTLGTDLATRIRFGGNPLLGAGAGSPRTNAAGVNVGVAYRRDDWLRADVTSSPIGFPRATILGGVELAPQIGGVRLRVVGERRSVQDSLLSWAGQRDRLAGRDFGMVVRTGGRAQVEIPVGPGFAYVGGGYSIFEGQDVARNTRVEAGAGISYPILRTEGGELTVGGDLVYFGYQRNLRFFTLGHGGYYSPQSFFAANIPVDYRGRAGDFTYRIGGTAGFAVWRENPSDVFPNNRFLQNQLIAAAAQDATNTLLTRYPGQSQQNFIAGLRGNIDYAITPRINIGAGFQYDKSANWDETVVQLRLQGRF; encoded by the coding sequence ATGCGTAGGCTGCGGGCCACTTTGCTGCTGGGCGGCGCCGTGCTGGTGCCGGCCTCCGGTCTGGCGCAGGCCGTGCCGCCGGCCACCAATGGCGTGGCGGCGGAAGCCGGTGCCTCGCGCGCCGTGGACATCCTGCTGCGCCAGGCCGAACGCTGGCTTTCCCTCGAACAGAACGACCAGGCGGCGGCCGCGGTGCAGCGCGCCCTGGCCGCCGACCCTCGCAATGCGGAGGCGCTGGCGCTGTCGGCCCGCATCGAGGCCGCGCGCGGCAACCCGGCGGGCGCGGCCGCCTTCACCCAGCGCCTGCGCGAGGCGGGGGCCACGCCCGAGCAGACCCGCGCCGCCGAACAGGCCGTGCGCGGCGCCGCCATTGACCGCAATGCGCTGGAGGAGGCGCGCGCCCTGGCCCGCGCCGGCCGCGCCGAGGAAGCGGCCGCCCGCTACCGGTCCATCTTTGGCGCGCAGGGCCCCACGCCCCCCTTCGCCCAGGAATACTACCAGGCGCTGGCCGCCACCCGCGCGGGCGCGGCCGAGGGGCGGCGCGGCCTGGAGACGCTGGCCGACCGGCCCGATGCCTCGCCGCGCGTGCGCCTCGCCGCCGCCCAGACACTGACCTTCCAGCCGGGCACCCGCGCCGAGGGCATCCGTCGCCTCGTGCCCCTGGCCGACAACCCGGAGGTGGCGGCCGAGGCGCGCGCCGCCTGGCGCCAGGCCCTGGTCTGGAGCGCGGGTGACCCCGCCTTCGTGGAGGCCACCCAGGCCTATCTCCAGCGCTTCCCGGCCGATGCGGAGCTGCGCCGTTCGCTGGCCGCCATCCCGCGCCCCGACCCCACGGCCGAGGCACGCCAGGAGGCTTTCCAGCGGCTGGAGGCCGGCGCCGCCACCGACGCCGCCCGGCGCTTCGAGGCCATCCTCGCCACCAACCCCAACGATGCCGATGCGCTGGGTGGCCTTGGCATCGTGCGCCTGCGCGAGGGGCGCGCCGCCGAGGCGCGGCGCCTGCTGGAACAGGCCGTGGCCGCCGACCCCTCCCGCGCCCAGCAATGGCAGCCCGCGCTGGATGGCGCGGCCTATGGGCTGGAACTCGCCGCCGGGCGCGCCGCGCTGAACCGTGGCCGGCTGGACGAGGCCGACGAGATCGCCCGCAGCGCCGCCCGCCGCACCGTCGAGGACCGCACCGACATCGAGGTGCTGCTGGGCGACATCGCGCTGCGCCGCCGCGACTTTGAGGCGGCCGAGCAGCGCTATCGCGCCGCGCTTGCCCGCCGCCCCGCCTTCGCCCCCGCCCAGATCGGGCTGAACGCGGCCCTGCGCGGCCAGGGGCGCCCCGGCATCGCGCTGCCGCAGACGGCGGGCGGTGCGGGCACCGGCCCGGCCACCACCCCCGGCGAGGCCGGGCGCCTGCGCGCCGAAGCGGCCCGCGCCACCGATGCGGGCGTGGCCGCCGCCCTGCTGCGCCAGGCCGTGCAGCTCGCCCCGGACGACACCTGGCTGCGCCTGGATCTCGCCCGCGTGCTGCGCCGCCAGGGCCGCGCCATCGAGGGCCGCGCGCTGATGGAGGAGCTGGCCGCCCGCCGCGGTGGCCGCGACGACCTCTTCGCCGCCGCCCTGCTGGCCGAGGAGGAAGGCCGCCTGACCGAGGCCGAAGGCTTCCTCAACCGCATCCCCCCCGCGCAGCGCACGGCCGATATGGGCCGGCTTGCCACCGGCATCCGCGCCCAGCGCGACGTGCAGCGCGCGGCCCAGGGCCTTGCGCGCAACGCGCCCGAGGCGCGGGTTCAGCTGGTGACGCTGGCCGCCCGGCCGGACCCCACGGGGGCCACCGCCGCCGCCGTCATCCGCGCCTTCGCCGATGCCAATGACCGTTTCGGCGCGGCCGAGGCGGCGCGGGTGGGTGAGGCCGCGAACCGCGCCGCCGGCGCCACGCCGCGGCTCGCCATCGCGGGCGCGCTGCTGAGCGCGGGGCTGGACGCCGAGGCGCTGGCCCTGGCCGACCAGATCGAGCAGGGGCGGGTCACGCCCGAGCAGCGGCGCGACATCGCCTCGCTGCGATCGGGCGCGGCCATCCGTGCCTCCGACCGGCTGAACAATGAGGGCAACCAGGCCCAGGCCTTCGAGCAGCTGCGCCCCGTGCTGCAGCGCGACCCGGACAATGCCGAGGCGCGCCTCGCCCTGGCCCGCCTGCACCAGGGGGCGCGCGAACCCGCCGAGGCGCTGCGCATCGCGGACGGCATCCTGGCCCGCAACCCGCGCAACCTCGACGCGCGGCAGGCGGCGCTGGACGCCGCCGTGGCCATGCGCGACTTCAACCGCGCCGAGGCGCTGGTGACGGAAGGCCTGCGCCTGCACCCGCGCGACAGCCGCATGTCGGTCCTGGAGGCGCGCTATGCCCGCGCCACCAACAACGAGGCCCGCGCCCGCCGCGCCCTGGAACAGGCGGCCGAGGCGCGGCGCGCGGAGCTGGGTTTCCAGACCATCCCCGGCACGCCCGGCCTGCCGCCCGCGATGCTGCCCAACCCCTTCGCCCGCGCCGGCGCGGTGGCGACCAGCGCGCCCGCCCCCGGCGTGCCGCAGGACCGCGTCTCACGCGAGATCGCGACCGAGTTGGCGAGCCTGGAGCGCGAGACGGGCTTCATCGTCACCGCGACGCCGAGCTTCCGCCAGCGTTCGGGCAGCGCGGGGCTGGACCGGATGCAATCCGTCATCGCGCCCGTGGAGGCGGAGATCACGCCGCCGGGCCTGGGCGGGCGGCTGACGGCGCGGATGACGGGCGTTTCGCTGGATTCCGGCACGCTGGGCACGGACCTCGCCACGCGCATCCGCTTCGGCGGCAACCCGCTGCTGGGGGCCGGGGCGGGTTCGCCGCGGACCAATGCGGCGGGCGTGAATGTGGGCGTGGCCTATCGGCGCGATGACTGGCTGCGGGCGGATGTCACCTCCTCGCCCATCGGCTTCCCGCGCGCGACCATCCTGGGCGGCGTGGAACTGGCGCCGCAGATCGGCGGCGTGCGGCTGCGCGTGGTGGGTGAGCGGCGTTCGGTGCAGGACAGCCTGCTCTCCTGGGCCGGGCAGCGGGACCGGCTGGCGGGGCGCGATTTCGGCATGGTGGTCCGCACGGGCGGCCGCGCGCAGGTGGAAATCCCGGTGGGGCCGGGCTTCGCCTATGTCGGCGGCGGCTATTCGATCTTCGAGGGGCAGGATGTGGCGCGCAACACGCGCGTCGAGGCGGGGGCGGGCATTTCCTACCCCATCCTGCGCACGGAGGGCGGGGAGCTGACGGTGGGCGGCGACCTCGTCTATTTCGGCTACCAGCGGAATCTGCGCTTCTTCACCCTGGGCCATGGCGGCTACTACAGCCCGCAGAGCTTCTTCGCGGCCAATATCCCGGTGGATTACCGCGGGCGGGCGGGCGACTTCACCTATCGCATCGGCGGCACGGCGGGCTTCGCGGTGTGGCGCGAGAACCCGAGCGACGTCTTCCCGAACAACCGCTTCCTGCAGAACCAGCTGATCGCGGCGGCGGCGCAGGATGCGACGAACACGCTGCTTACCCGCTATCCGGGACAGAGCCAGCAGAATTTCATCGCGGGGCTGCGGGGGAATATTGATTACGCGATCACGCCGCGGATCAATATCGGGGCGGGGTTCCAGTACGACAAATCGGCGAACTGGGATGAGACGGTGGTGCAGTTGAGATTGCAGGGGCGGTTTTGA
- a CDS encoding enoyl-CoA hydratase/isomerase family protein: MTDEATTPILTVEGAIATIRLNRPRVHNRIEPADLLALSEHLAAIEADPAIRVAILTGTGKSFSSGYHLGDLAARPGAEVTARADGPSFEGVATQLENLRVPVICRLNGGVYGGSTDLALCCDFRIGVDTAEMMMPAAKLGVHYYPSGMLRYVSRLGLNAAKKLFLTAETIKAPEMLAIGYLTEMLPAEALDARVRALAERIAAMAPLAVQGIKRSLNEIARQDFDEAGALARANQSQASEDLKEGLAAFREKRAPVFRGR, encoded by the coding sequence ATGACGGATGAGGCGACCACGCCGATCCTGACGGTGGAGGGCGCCATCGCCACCATCCGCCTCAACCGCCCCCGCGTGCACAACCGCATCGAGCCCGCGGATTTGCTGGCGCTGTCCGAACACCTGGCCGCGATCGAGGCGGACCCGGCCATCCGCGTGGCCATCCTGACGGGCACGGGGAAGTCCTTTTCCTCCGGCTACCATCTGGGCGACCTGGCCGCGCGGCCGGGGGCGGAGGTGACGGCGCGGGCGGATGGACCCTCCTTCGAGGGGGTGGCCACGCAGCTCGAGAATTTGCGCGTGCCCGTGATCTGCCGGCTGAATGGCGGGGTCTATGGGGGGTCCACGGACCTCGCGCTGTGCTGCGACTTCCGCATCGGCGTGGACACGGCCGAGATGATGATGCCGGCGGCGAAGCTGGGGGTGCATTACTACCCCTCGGGCATGCTGCGCTATGTCAGCCGCCTGGGGCTGAACGCCGCCAAGAAGCTGTTCCTGACGGCCGAGACCATCAAGGCGCCCGAGATGCTGGCCATCGGCTACCTCACCGAGATGCTGCCGGCCGAGGCGCTGGACGCGCGGGTGCGGGCGCTGGCCGAGCGGATCGCGGCCATGGCGCCGCTGGCCGTGCAGGGCATCAAGCGCAGCCTGAACGAGATCGCCCGGCAGGATTTCGACGAGGCGGGCGCGCTGGCGCGGGCCAATCAGAGCCAGGCGAGCGAGGATCTGAAGGAAGGGCTGGCGGCGTTCCGGGAGAAAAGGGCGCCGGTGTTCCGGGGACGGTAA
- a CDS encoding PD-(D/E)XK nuclease domain-containing protein, translated as MNTEKAIEVLHRQRENIIELKKSNKPDSNFTKWHRDTSVAIERIFGKESRHVADFAGINYSLRAFSTRTPEWEFTVAYHRGLANAEAVLSSMSDELNEYGFDDKHITDMPDCVSLIERLCLRFHAVVRQLQQRHNDRETIVINDEYDVQDLLHALLRLNFDDVRAEEYAPSYAGGSSRIDFLLKSEKIVIEVKKTRSSLRQKEIGEQLIVDRARYEGHPDCKLLVCFVYDPEGRIGNPVGIERDLESYPGTLKVRVIIAPKA; from the coding sequence ATGAACACTGAGAAGGCAATTGAAGTTTTACATAGGCAGCGTGAGAATATAATTGAACTTAAAAAATCTAATAAACCTGACTCAAATTTTACAAAATGGCATCGTGATACTTCGGTCGCAATTGAAAGAATATTTGGTAAAGAGAGTCGCCATGTAGCGGACTTTGCTGGAATTAATTATTCGTTAAGAGCGTTCTCAACTCGCACTCCAGAGTGGGAGTTTACTGTGGCTTATCACCGCGGGCTTGCCAATGCTGAGGCAGTTTTAAGTTCGATGAGTGATGAACTTAATGAGTATGGTTTTGATGATAAGCATATTACGGACATGCCGGATTGCGTTAGTCTTATTGAGAGATTATGTCTGCGTTTCCATGCCGTTGTGCGTCAATTACAGCAACGTCACAATGATAGGGAAACAATTGTAATTAATGATGAGTACGACGTACAAGATTTGCTGCACGCGCTTCTTCGTTTAAATTTTGATGATGTAAGAGCTGAAGAATATGCTCCGAGTTATGCTGGGGGATCGTCCCGTATAGATTTCTTGTTGAAATCTGAGAAAATCGTCATTGAAGTAAAGAAGACGAGATCTTCATTGAGACAAAAAGAAATTGGGGAACAGTTAATTGTTGACCGAGCTCGCTATGAGGGGCACCCTGACTGCAAACTTTTGGTGTGTTTTGTTTATGATCCAGAGGGGCGAATTGGAAATCCGGTCGGTATAGAAAGAGACCTTGAAAGTTATCCAGGTACGCTCAAGGTCCGCGTAATAATTGCCCCTAAAGCTTAG